From the Polaribacter huanghezhanensis genome, the window ATTTATTCTACTCTTTTAGAGGCGAAGAAAACACTTCAGAACATGTAAATAGTGTGATGCAATTCTTGCCACTAGAAGCAATGTCTAATTTGATTAAAGAGCCATTTACAAGACTTGGAGCAGTAAAATCTGTTGCAAACCAAATTGGAGAACAAATAACCAAAGATTTTTCAGTACAGTTTACAGATATTATTATCGTTTCTGTTTGGACAGCAATCTTTATATACCTGTCATATGCCTTGTTAAAAAAGAGAGATTTATAATACTTTTCTAGTATATTTGACGTTCGGATAAAAACCCGTCAAATGAGAAGATTATTAAGTGTATTTATAGTTCTATTTACCTTAACAGCGTACGGACAAAAAGAAGCAAATTATTGGTATTTTGGTCAAAATGCTGGGTTAGACTTTACCTCGGGGTCTCCAGTTGCTTTACAAGATGGAAAATTGAGCACACTTGAAGGTTGTTCTACAATTTCTGATAAAGACGGAAAATTATTATTTTATTCTGATGGAACAACTGTTTATGACAGTTCTCATCAAATAATGAAATATACAAATGGAACCTTAGCTACAGATTTATATGGCGATCCTTCAAGTACACAATCTGCACTCGTTGTTCCAAATCCAACCGATCCAACTATTTACTACATTTTTACGGTACAAGCATACGGTGGCAACGGATTTAATTATTACACAATTGATATTTCTAAAAATGGTGGATTAGGAGAAATTATCTCCGGACCTGTAAATTTATCAGACGGAAAAAAAGGTAGTTGGTCAGAGAAAGTCACTGCAGTTCAAGGTGCTGGATGTAATACCATTTGGATTTTATCAACTGTAAACAATCAATTTTACGCATATAAAATTGATGGAAATGGTGTTGATACTGCAAATCCAGTAATCAGTACAACTAATTATTCATTAAGAGATAGAAGAGGGTATTTAAAAGTTTCTCCTGACGGAAAAAAGATTGCCCTTGCAGATTTTACTTATAACAACAACATTAGTAACGGAAATTTAATTTTATATGATTTTGATACTTCTAATGGTTCAGTTGGAAATACAGCTACGGTTTTAGCAAATGCAGCAAATGATGGAGCGCATTACGGAGTAGAATTTTCTCAATCTTCTTCTAAATTATATGCCTCTACATTTGATGGCACAAACAATAAAGTGTATCAATTCGATTTAACTCAAGCTAATATTAAAACGACAAAAAACTTAATTCATTCTCAGATTGGGTATCGTGGTGCATTACAATTAGGGCCAGACGGAAAAATTTACGCCGCCGTTTCTGTAAATTATAATATCGGAACACAATTTTTAGATGTGATCGAAAACCCTGATGATGATGCTTCAAATATTACTTACACAGAAGACAAAATTGACTTAGGTCCTGGAATAGCAACTCAAGGCTTGCCTCCGTTTATTCAATCGTTCTTTTCTCCTGTAAAAATATTGGATAGTGATACTAAAACAATAGACTTAACTACTGGAACACATCAAGTTTGTATTGGAGATTCTTTTAGTTTTGAGCCTGAATTAAACGGTGTTGCCGGATCAACATATACATGGACAAAAACTGGAGATCCAACTGTAAATGTAGACACCAGAAAAATAACAATTAACAATACGAATTACGGCTCTGGAACGTATAATTTAGAAATGATTATTAATGATGGTTGTGGAAGAGTCAAAAAATACAACGGTTCTGTAGAAATTTTATTTGTCCCGAAACCAACCACTACAGCGATTCCTGTGTATGAACAATGTGATATTGATTCGAATCCAATAGACGGGATTACTTCTTTTAATTTAGAATCTAAAGAAGCAGAACTGACAAATAATACCGCTGGAATTTCTGTTACTTTTTACGAAACTACAGATGTTAATTTCACATCACCAATTACCAATAAAGTGGGTTACAGAAATACAGTATCTACAAATACTGGAAATCATAAGTTAGTGGTAAGATTAACAAATAACACTACTGGTTGTTATGATGATGGCGAATTAGAATTAAAAGTAAATGCAACCGCTTTAAATACGTATCCAGACTTGTATGTATGTGAAATTGATTTGAATGCAGCTGTTCCTGGCTCAAGAAACAGCACAGGTTCTGGAAATGCTTTTTATGATTTTGATATTAAAACAGCCGATATCATTGCTAATTCTGGTGGAGCATTTTCTAGCACAACACATAATTTTGAATATTACAGAACTGCAAATGACGCATCTTTACAAACCAATCAAATGGTTGCGCCCTATGAAGATGATTTGTTTACAAACAACGCTGATGTTTTTGTGCGTATTTCTACAAAAGGTGCTAATGCGTGTTCTGGAATTGGTCAATTTAAAATATTTGTAAATACACGCCCAATTCCGCAAGGAAACACAACTCCGATGTATTTATGTGTCAATAATCCTATTGACAATCCGCAGCAAATAACAATTGATTTAGATGGAAACACAGGAAACCCAACTGACACATATCAATGGTTTTTAAACGGAAATATAATTACGGGTGCAACCAATGCAATCCACAAAGCAAATGTGCAAGGAACTTATAAAGTAGAAGCTTACAGAGCATATCAAAACGATATTAATGACACAACTGATGATACTTCGTGTACTGGTTATAATACATTTACAGTACTTGAATCTAACAAAGCTTTGATTCTTTCTACAGATTTAATTGACGACCAAGACAATCCTGATGCAAATATATTAACAGTTACTATTTCTGGAATTGGGGAGTACGAATATGCTTTAAACAGTACCCGTTTAGCAGACTTTACAAAAGGAACTGAGAATTTAACCTTTACTTTTAAAGATGTAAAACCAGGATTAAATACTGTGTATATTCGAGATGTAAATGGTTGTGGAACTGTAAACAGTCAAAAATTATCTTTTCTTTTTTTTCAACGACATTTTTCTCCAAATAATGATGGAATTTATGATACTTGGAAAATTTTAGGAACCAACAATGCCTTTTACAAATCTGCCAGAGTAGAAATTTTTAATCGATACGGAAAAGTGGTTGCGATAATTACAGATAAAAATGGAAACGGTTGGGACGGAACGTACAACGGAAATAAATTACCATCAAACGATTATTGGTTCAATGCCGTTTTAGAAGATATAAATGGTACTATTAGAAAGGAAACTGGACATTTTAGTTTGCTTAGAAAATAAGTCTAGAAGTAACATTTGAATTTGTAGCAAAACCAATATCAAATCCTTTTTTATCTCAGTAAAAGTTTCCAATTAAAATAAGTGCAACTTCTTTTAAATTCCGTTTCTTAATTGGTATTTTTGTCTTTATGGATTTTCAATTACATTCTAAATTTAAACCTACCGGAGATCAACCAGAAGCCATCAAACAATTGACCGAAGGTCTTGTTGAAGGAGAAAAATACCAAACTTTATTAGGAGTTACCGGTTCTGGAAAAACGTTTACGGTTGCAAATGTTATTGAAAAGGTAAATCGACCAACCTTGGTGTTGGCACATAACAAAACGCTAGCAGCACAATTGTATTCTGAATTCAAACAGTTTTTTCCAGAAAATGCTGTGGAATATTTTGTTTCGTACTACGATTATTATCAACCAGAAGCATACATTCCTGTTACAGGAACCTATATCGAAAAAGATTTATCTATCAACGATGACATAGAACGACTTAGAATTAGTACGTCTTCTTCCCTACTTTCAGGACGAAGAGATGTGTTGGTAGTTGCTTCGGTTTCTTGTTTATACGGAATTGGAAATCCAGTGGAATTTAAAAAGAACGTGATTCCGATTCAAGTTGGACAACAAATCTCTAGAACAAAATTCTTGCATCAATTGGTAACAAGTTTGTATTCTAGAACCGAATTTGACATCAAAAGCGGAACGTTTAAAGTAAAAGGAGATGTCATTACCATTTATCCATCGTATGGAGATAATGGGTATCGTGTTCATTTTTTTGGTGATGAAATTGAAGAAATAGAATCCTTTGAAATTGAAAGTAATAAAGTCTTAGAAAAGTTTCAACAACTTACTATTTATCCTGCAAATCTATTTGTAACCTCGCCAGACATCTTGCAAAACGCCATCCATATGATTCAAGAAGATATGGTAAAGCAAGTTGATTATTTTAAAGAAATTGGCAAACATTTAGAGGCAAAACGCTTAAAAGAACGCACAGAATTCGATTTAGAAATGATTCGAGAATTGGGATATTGTTCTGGAATCGAAAATTATTCTCGTTATTTAGACGGACGAGAAGCAGGAACAAGACCTTTCTGTTTGTTAGATTATTTTCCGGATGATTATTTAATGATTATTGACGAAAGTCACGTTACCATTCCGCAAACACACGCCATGTACGGCGGAGATAGAAGTAGAAAAGAAAATTTGGTAGAACACGGTTTTCGCTTGCCAGCCGCAATGGACAATCGTCCGTTGAAATTTGAAGAATTAGAAGCCATTCAAAATCAAGTAATTTATGTAAGTGCAACACCAGCAGATTACGAATTACAAAAAACAGAAGGAATTTTTGTTGAGCAAATTATTCGTCCAACAGGATTGTTAGATCCTGTCATTGAAGTACGCCCGAGTTTAAATCAGATTGATGATTTGATCGAAGAAATTCAAATTAGAGTTGAAAAAGACGAACGAACTTTGGTAACAACTTTGACCAAAAGAATGGCAGAAGAATTGGCAAAATACTTAACTAGAATTCAAGTTCGTTGTCGTTATATTCATTCTGATGTGGACACACTAGAACGTGTAGAAATTATGCAAGATTTACGTAAAGGTTTGTTTGATGTATTGATTGGCGTCAACCTTTTAAGAGAAGGTTTGGATTTACCAGAAGTTTCTTTAGTTGCAATTTTAGATGCAGATAAAGAAGGTTTTTTACGTTCTCACAGATCGTTGACACAAACTATTGGTAGAGCTGCAAGAAATGTAAACGGATTGGCAATTATGTACGCCGATAAAATGACAAACAGCATGCAAAAAACCATAGACGAAACCAACAGACGACGAGAAAAACAAATTGAATACAACACAACAAATAATATTACGCCAACACAAATTACCAAAGCAATAGACAATTCGTTGACAAAAAGTGCGGTTTCATCTTTTCATTATGACAATGCAATTAACAAAGCTGCAGAAGCAGATTTAGAATACTTGCCAAAGCCAGAAATTGAAAAACGCATCAGAGAAACTCGTAAAAACATGGAATTGGCAGCAAAAGCGTTAGACTTCTTAACAGCAGCTCAATTTAGAGACGAAATTGAAGTCTTGAGAAAGCATTTGTAACAGATACTATTTACGTCTTTTTAAAAGTTTTTAGTATCTTTAACATCACTTTAATAACATTCACAAAAAGTAACGTTATCCGGAAAATGGACCGGAATAACATTATAAAATATAATTATATAACCAGTTAGCTACAACCTTAGAATCGAACAAAATTGGAAACTGATTACAAAAATTTTTACTATTCTTATTTAAAAGAATATCACGAAGTACGAGCAATTTATTTGAATAATTTATTGCAAAATACGAATGAATTAAATTCAGTAATAGAAGAAAAAGAACTTGAATCTGAAGGAATAAAAATACCATTAACTAATAATACAAAATTTATTATTCAAGCAGATTTGAGACAAAACTATTTTCATTCAATAGAAAGTTTCTTTGAATTTTTATTTGCGTTTTTACCTAAAAATGGAAAAGTTCCTGACAACAAGAATATTTTAAGAGCTTTAGTTAAATCTAAATGGAGTCAGAATTATAAAAAAATTGAATATATAGCGAATGGAAGTCTAAAATTAAATTTTCTTGATGAAGAAATTGATTTTCTAAATTATAAAGTAACTGTTGGTCATTATTTGTTTTTTATTGGAACTTTCTCAAAAGAAAAGTTTAATGATGAATATCAAAATTCAGTTAAAAAAAGTATTACATCAATAAAAAAAATCATAAAAACAATAGCAAATGATTTTTGCAAAAGAGATGAATACAACGCCTACAAGCATACTATGAGAGTATTCCCTTCATTTAACTCTATTCATTTCCTAAATGCTGAAACTTTAAAAGAGGAATTAAAATTTGACTTATCAAACTCTGCTTCATATCAAATATACAATGACAAAGAAAAAGAAACTATTGTCAAAACGAAACTATTTGACCCTGAAAGAGATTTTAAAATGACAAGAATATGTAGTCATTTAATTTATAATATGGTTGAATTAAGAAGTATAGTTTTTGGAAATAGAAAAAATAAAAATGAGAAAATAGCTTTAAACCTATTTAATGAAGATAATTTCGAAGAATCAAATAAACATAATGTGAAAATACAAGATTTGAGTTTCAGTTCAAAATTAATAAACGGCAGTAGCTAACACCGTGTAAAAAAAATTGCTGGTAAAAGCTCACTTACGAAAATCCTCTCGGATTTTCTTGGTTTGTGTTTTATTTATTAAATTCACTGCTTCAACCACGCAACTTTACTTACACAAACACGTTGTGTGCAATTACGACAAACCGACAATCTCGATAAAATATTCAAAGAAAGTAACATTTATAAAATTATCACGACAGATAGTAAACTGAAAACTATAGTAATAAATAGAATTTAGACTTAACATTAAAACAAATTCATTATGAGTAATAGACGAAATTGGTTAAAACAAGTAGGTTTAGGAGTTGTGGGATTAGGTCTTGGACAAATTGAAACTTTTGCAAATCCAATACCTAACTACTTTGTTTCTAACCCGAATGATACTCGAATTTTATTAAGGTCTAACGAAAATCCATACGGTCCATCACCATTAGCACGAACTGCTATGACAGAAAGTATAAATATTAGCAACAGATATGGTTGGACACAAACATCTGAATTGATTACTCTAATAGCTAAAAAAAATAATGTTGCAGAAAAAAATATTCTTTTAGGAGCGGGTTCAACTGAAATTTTAGATTTAGCACTCCAATTTACTGCTTTAAAAAAAGGTACTTTTATTTTAGCCGAAACAACATATGATTATTGGACTTCTCCAGCAAAAACTTTAGGAATTAAAAAAATTACTATTCCACTTACAGCAGATAAAAGACTTAATTTGACCGCAATGCTAAAAGCCATTGATTCAGATACTAAAATGATTTATATATGTAATCCAAATAATCCGACAGGAACAATTTGTGAAAGAGATGAACTTGTATCATTTATACAAGAAGCATCAAAGAAAGTGATTGTATTAGTAGATGAAGCATACATTGACTTTACAAATCAACAATCGTTAAGTAATCTTGTAATTGAAAATAAAAATTTAATTGTTGCTAAAACTTTTTCAAAAATGTATGGATTAGCAGGTGGACGCATAGGTTATGCAGTAGCAAATGAATCCACTATTTATGAGCTTAGCCAATTACAATCTTGGCCAAACGGAAGTGTTAGTGTCGTGTCAACAGCAGGTGCTTTAGCTTCATTAAAAGATGAAAATTTTAAAAAGGAAGTTTATTCATTAAATGAAAAAGTTAAAAAATATACAATTGAACAACTTGAACACTTAAATATTACTTGTATTCCTTCGCATTCAAACTTTATTTATTTTTCCCTTTCTAATTATAAAAAAGATTTCTTTGAACAATTGGAAAAGAATAATATTGTTGGAACTAAAATTTATGAAGAACAAGGAAAATGGTCACGAATTACAGTCGGAACAATGCAAGAAATGGAAATGTTTATTAATGCCCTAAGATAAAATAACTGCACACAACACCTCATAAAATTTATGCTTAAATTTGAACTAATAGAAACAACAAACATTCAACAAACAATTTGCTACGTCCGAAAAATCTCCGATTTCTCAGTCGCACAAATCTTATAAAATCCCGTTGGCAACAAGCTGAAAAAAATGAAATCCGAACTAACAATTTACTTTTTTCTACTCATAACATTACTGTTTTCCTGCAAAGAAGAACACAATAATGTAAAATCCAAAGTAGAAAAACCAAATAAAATTGTTTTGATTTCAATAAATGCACCAGCAAAATACACTCATTACATAAAGCAAGACAGCATAGGAAAAAAACTCAAGGATAGTTTAGGACCTAAAACATTTTGGAACAATAATGGTTTCACATATTTGAATTATATGAACAATGAACAAACTTGGTTGCCCGAACCGAATGTTCGTGACACTATTGCAATTGAATGTTATTCAGAATATTTAGAATTATCTACAAATAACTTTTTTACCTCAATAAAAGAGACATTTTTAGTAAAAAACGGAGACACAGTTGTTTTTAACTATAATCATAATATTCCAAATGCAGAAATAACAAACAGAGCTGTAAATGACATAGAATTAAACTATAATAATTACAGACTTAAAAAATTATTCGATAACAAGTACACAAGTCATTACCTAATTTTTGGAAATCTTTTTCTAAACGATGACTTTAAAAATTATGAACAAAATTCAATTGATTACTATAATAAGGCAAAAAATGATTTTGTTAGAGAAACACAATTATTAGATTCTTTATTAAAATCAAAAAGCATTACGCAGACAAATTACAATTATCGAAAAGATGCTTTGAATATGTTAATGGAAAAGCACAAAAAACTCAAGAATATTAAAAAGTGGTTGGAACAAAACAAATCTTTAAGAGATAAAGAAACCATTGAGCAACTTTTTGGTTTCGATTTAGCCAAAACAGACTCTTTAATGAAATTTTCATTCTTTAGAGATTATTTAAATAATATTTCGGAATACAAGTTAGAATTTATAATAGAAAATAATGGAAGTTCAGGTGGAGCTTATATAGACTCAAGAATTCGTTTTGACTCAATT encodes:
- a CDS encoding T9SS type B sorting domain-containing protein, with product MRRLLSVFIVLFTLTAYGQKEANYWYFGQNAGLDFTSGSPVALQDGKLSTLEGCSTISDKDGKLLFYSDGTTVYDSSHQIMKYTNGTLATDLYGDPSSTQSALVVPNPTDPTIYYIFTVQAYGGNGFNYYTIDISKNGGLGEIISGPVNLSDGKKGSWSEKVTAVQGAGCNTIWILSTVNNQFYAYKIDGNGVDTANPVISTTNYSLRDRRGYLKVSPDGKKIALADFTYNNNISNGNLILYDFDTSNGSVGNTATVLANAANDGAHYGVEFSQSSSKLYASTFDGTNNKVYQFDLTQANIKTTKNLIHSQIGYRGALQLGPDGKIYAAVSVNYNIGTQFLDVIENPDDDASNITYTEDKIDLGPGIATQGLPPFIQSFFSPVKILDSDTKTIDLTTGTHQVCIGDSFSFEPELNGVAGSTYTWTKTGDPTVNVDTRKITINNTNYGSGTYNLEMIINDGCGRVKKYNGSVEILFVPKPTTTAIPVYEQCDIDSNPIDGITSFNLESKEAELTNNTAGISVTFYETTDVNFTSPITNKVGYRNTVSTNTGNHKLVVRLTNNTTGCYDDGELELKVNATALNTYPDLYVCEIDLNAAVPGSRNSTGSGNAFYDFDIKTADIIANSGGAFSSTTHNFEYYRTANDASLQTNQMVAPYEDDLFTNNADVFVRISTKGANACSGIGQFKIFVNTRPIPQGNTTPMYLCVNNPIDNPQQITIDLDGNTGNPTDTYQWFLNGNIITGATNAIHKANVQGTYKVEAYRAYQNDINDTTDDTSCTGYNTFTVLESNKALILSTDLIDDQDNPDANILTVTISGIGEYEYALNSTRLADFTKGTENLTFTFKDVKPGLNTVYIRDVNGCGTVNSQKLSFLFFQRHFSPNNDGIYDTWKILGTNNAFYKSARVEIFNRYGKVVAIITDKNGNGWDGTYNGNKLPSNDYWFNAVLEDINGTIRKETGHFSLLRK
- a CDS encoding TlpA family protein disulfide reductase → MKSELTIYFFLLITLLFSCKEEHNNVKSKVEKPNKIVLISINAPAKYTHYIKQDSIGKKLKDSLGPKTFWNNNGFTYLNYMNNEQTWLPEPNVRDTIAIECYSEYLELSTNNFFTSIKETFLVKNGDTVVFNYNHNIPNAEITNRAVNDIELNYNNYRLKKLFDNKYTSHYLIFGNLFLNDDFKNYEQNSIDYYNKAKNDFVRETQLLDSLLKSKSITQTNYNYRKDALNMLMEKHKKLKNIKKWLEQNKSLRDKETIEQLFGFDLAKTDSLMKFSFFRDYLNNISEYKLEFIIENNGSSGGAYIDSRIRFDSILKDNRFNQVAKNYLLFNAYDGIGKNFRIRDKEKYFKKLQENTTNREQLDKLQKNYKLDFSKSDKLILTDLKNDTITFSNVLKNNKGKWLYVDFWASWCKPCRETMPESNKLKKELKNENIEFIYLALNDRKENWEKAIKIDSLTKSQNYFIENGNVSKVVEDLGIKTIPHYLIYNPNGELINGFANRPGKGAKEQLRKLLTEK
- a CDS encoding pyridoxal phosphate-dependent aminotransferase, which codes for MSNRRNWLKQVGLGVVGLGLGQIETFANPIPNYFVSNPNDTRILLRSNENPYGPSPLARTAMTESINISNRYGWTQTSELITLIAKKNNVAEKNILLGAGSTEILDLALQFTALKKGTFILAETTYDYWTSPAKTLGIKKITIPLTADKRLNLTAMLKAIDSDTKMIYICNPNNPTGTICERDELVSFIQEASKKVIVLVDEAYIDFTNQQSLSNLVIENKNLIVAKTFSKMYGLAGGRIGYAVANESTIYELSQLQSWPNGSVSVVSTAGALASLKDENFKKEVYSLNEKVKKYTIEQLEHLNITCIPSHSNFIYFSLSNYKKDFFEQLEKNNIVGTKIYEEQGKWSRITVGTMQEMEMFINALR
- the uvrB gene encoding excinuclease ABC subunit UvrB, which encodes MDFQLHSKFKPTGDQPEAIKQLTEGLVEGEKYQTLLGVTGSGKTFTVANVIEKVNRPTLVLAHNKTLAAQLYSEFKQFFPENAVEYFVSYYDYYQPEAYIPVTGTYIEKDLSINDDIERLRISTSSSLLSGRRDVLVVASVSCLYGIGNPVEFKKNVIPIQVGQQISRTKFLHQLVTSLYSRTEFDIKSGTFKVKGDVITIYPSYGDNGYRVHFFGDEIEEIESFEIESNKVLEKFQQLTIYPANLFVTSPDILQNAIHMIQEDMVKQVDYFKEIGKHLEAKRLKERTEFDLEMIRELGYCSGIENYSRYLDGREAGTRPFCLLDYFPDDYLMIIDESHVTIPQTHAMYGGDRSRKENLVEHGFRLPAAMDNRPLKFEELEAIQNQVIYVSATPADYELQKTEGIFVEQIIRPTGLLDPVIEVRPSLNQIDDLIEEIQIRVEKDERTLVTTLTKRMAEELAKYLTRIQVRCRYIHSDVDTLERVEIMQDLRKGLFDVLIGVNLLREGLDLPEVSLVAILDADKEGFLRSHRSLTQTIGRAARNVNGLAIMYADKMTNSMQKTIDETNRRREKQIEYNTTNNITPTQITKAIDNSLTKSAVSSFHYDNAINKAAEADLEYLPKPEIEKRIRETRKNMELAAKALDFLTAAQFRDEIEVLRKHL